The following nucleotide sequence is from Candidatus Methylomirabilota bacterium.
CGAGTTCTGGCAGAAGCTCGCCGAGCTCGGCTGGCTGGGGCTCATCTACCCGGAGGCCCACGGGGGCGTCGGGCTCGGTTTCGTCGACCTCACGGTGATCCTCGAGGAGATGGGCCGGGTGGTCATGCCGGGACCGTACTTCTCCACCGTCCTCCTCGGGGGCCTCGCCCTCCTCGAGGCGGGCTCGGAGGCGCAGCAGGGCGAGTGGCTGCCCAGGATCGCCGGTGGAGAGGCGCGGGCGACCCTCGCGCTCATCGAGGAGACCCCGGGCTGGACGGCCTCCGGCATCCAGCTCGCGGCCAAGCCGATCAAGGGCAAGGACGGACACTACCTCCTCTCCGGCACCAAGCTCTTCGTGCCGGATGCCCACGGCGCCGACCTCCTGGTCGTCGCCGCCCGGACGGCCAAGCCGACCAAGGAGGACCCGCAGCACGGGGTGAGCCTCTTCCTCGTCCCGGCCGCCACCAAGGGGGTGTCGGTGACGCCCCTGCCCACGATGGACCGGACGCGGAAGCTCTGCGAGGTGACGCTCTCGCGCGTCGACGTCGGGCCGGGGGCGCTCCTGGGCGGGCTCGACACGGGCTGGCCGGCGCTCCGGCGGATCCTCGACCGCGCCACGGTCGCCCTCTGCGCCGAGATGTGCGGCGGCGCCCAGCGCGTCCTCGA
It contains:
- a CDS encoding acyl-CoA dehydrogenase; the encoded protein is PVDFGFSQEQELLRQTARSFLDKECPSTFVRRMMDDAVGTTDEFWQKLAELGWLGLIYPEAHGGVGLGFVDLTVILEEMGRVVMPGPYFSTVLLGGLALLEAGSEAQQGEWLPRIAGGEARATLALIEETPGWTASGIQLAAKPIKGKDGHYLLSGTKLFVPDAHGADLLVVAARTAKPTKEDPQHGVSLFLVPAATKGVSVTPLPTMDRTRKLCEVTLSRVDVGPGALLGGLDTGWPALRRILDRATVALCAEMCGGAQRVLEMCTEYAKIRVAFGKPIGTYQAVKHKCADMLVAVENAKSITYYAAWAVDEGVPEASQAASMAKAYVSDAYRKAAGDGIQIHGGIGFTWEHDLHLYFKRAKAAEVTFGDATFHRERVAQLINL